GAATTGTAACATACTCGACCGATGGATAGTTCAGGCACCAGGTCAGCCTCCATGTATTCGCCCCAATAACTGTCGCCGTCATTGTTCCAGTTTCCGTCCAGGCAGCTGTAATACATATCGGCGGGGATATCCGCGTCGATTGATCCGCCACTTCCCATGTTAACGTAGAAGCCGCGGTGGGGAATCACGTCTGTATCACCGGCCAGCAGTACGTGCCGGAGGGGATTGGCGGCGTAAACGTCAATGATGTAATTTCGGATCTTTTCCTGCGTGTCCGCTCCGGCGGTTTGAGCTGTGATATCCTGAACTGATTTCAGCAGGACATTTTGCCCCCGGGCGTTGTATAAATCTTTAAAGGGCAGCCACTGGGCCAGCTTGGCTTCGTCGTGGATCACGAGATATTCCCAGCCGGTGGTGCGATTTCTATAATGTGGCAGATTATCAGTATTGTCAACCGCTTTTTGCAGATAAGCGGAAGTGGCAGTGTCCTGCTTCAAATTCTGCATGGCATCCGCGGCACGTGCTGTGGAGGCGGTTTTAACCCGCAGGCTGAACTGGCGGTAAAAGACCAGTTCGTTGTTCACGGGATCGTAGCTGAAGGGGCAAACAGCGCTAAAACTGATCGGGTGCCCGGCCAGGAATTGAGTGTTAAGGCCATTGTGAGGCATAGCTGGATAGGGGGTGGCGCTTCCATAAATAGCTGGGTCCGGCTGCTGCCTTGGGTGAACCACAGTGCTGGAAAGCGGGTACTGCGGCTGCAGCGGGGCAACCGGAAGCGTGAGGGCTAAGGTTTGAGGGGAACTGAATTCCACCTGGATATCCACAGCTTCTTCTCCAATGGGGAGAAGGATCTTGGTCCCATACCAAGGCAGGTCAGGGCTGCCCGGGGTTCCCCAGCTTTGGGCTCCATCCAGTTTCAGATGGCTGTAGCCGTTTGCGGTTTTTAGTTCTGGTTCGTTCAAGGTGTAGGAAAAAACTACATCGGCTGCTAGGACCGCAAGGCCCATAGCCATAATCAGGGTCAAAATGAAATACTTCATATCCGCCAACTTATTCAGATTTTGTCTATATCGTGTTTATGCAAATGACATTCCAAAGCCCGTTTTATTTAAAACACGACACGGAGCAGAGTATGAAGATTCTGCTTGACTTTTATCAGACATGTTCACGGATAGGAAAATATCGTCAGGTTCAACCGAAACAAAGTCACGGATAACCGTGGACGATCCAGATTAATAAATCCATTTGTTTATAACTTAGCCGACATCGGCTGCACAATAATGTGAGGTGAATGATGAAACAGATTTACGTGGTAACCGGCGCAGCCGGTCATTTGGGAAGTTATGTGGTTAAAGAGTTGCTGGACCGCGGAGAGGAGGTTCGGGCATTTGTGCTGCCAAGGGAGAAAATCCCTGCTTACGTTGAACGCAACCGCCAATCGCTGACCCGCTACGCTGGTGATGTGTGCGACCGGCAGACCCTCGACCAGTTGTTTGTGACTGATGAGGATGCTGAGTTCACGGTGATTCACTGCGCCGGACTCATCTCAATTAGCTTGGGAAAGAATCCCAAGGTCTATTCTGTGAATGTGGACGGCACAGCCAATGTGATAGCTGCTTGCCGCGAACATCAGGTCCGGCGTCTGGTCTATGTTAGCTCCGTGCATGCCATTCCAGTTCTTCCGCGCGGTCAGGTGATGTGTGAGATTTCTTCCTTCAGCCCCGACAGGGTGGTTGGCTACTATGCCAAAACCAAAGCCCTCGCGACTCAAATGGTGCTTGATGCCGCAAAATCCGGCATGGACGCCCTGGTGGTCCATCCTTCCGGGATAATCGGGCCAAACGCCCAACGCTCCGGCAATGTAGCCCAGATGATCAGTGCTTTTTTGAAGGGAAGCTTCCGTTTCTTGATCAAAGGTGGCTTCGATTTTGTGGACGTGCGGGATGTGGCTGCGGGGATAGTTTCTGCCGCCGACAATGGCAAGGCTGGAGAGTGCTACATCCTCTCCAACCGTGTCATCAGTTTGGTTGAACTCCTGAATGAACTGGCTAAATGTAGCGGAATACCGAAACCAAAGATTCCCCTGCCGCTCTGGGTTGCCAAAGCAGTTGCCCCCTGCGCGGAATTGTATTCCAAGCTGGCCCGCAAAGCCCCTTTTTTCACACTCTATTCCTTGCAAACTATTACCGGAAACAGCCTGTATTCAAACGCCAAGGCGGTGGCGGAGCTTTCTTATAAAACCAGATCGCTGGAGGAAACCGCCAAAGACATCGTGAGAACGATGACCGGAAATCTCAGGAAGAAAAGATAACCAAAGCCAGTCGCAAGCCCCGCAGCGAAATTCCATCAAAACATTTGTGGCCCTCATCCAGAAATGGCGACTGCCCAAGTTCCGGACCTTATAACAAACATCTCAACCTTTTGGGGCAGAATCCATGCCATCACAACAGCGAAAATTGATAACCAAAGTTGTAGCCAAGAGCGGCCAAGGCCATACCAGTAAAGCAGGTTTCAATAAAATTCTTGACGATTTAGGCGGACTCAGATGTTTGGTTTGAAACCATTTAATATGGTGGATACGCGGCCAAAATGAGGTTAAATGTCTCACAGTCGCGCAGAAACTATCTAATTATCGCATTAGGGAGCATAGATCAATGAGAAAGTACTCCTGGTTGACACCTGTAGCCGTACTGATTTTTGTATTGGTTACATTGGTCTTCCTTTCCCCGCTGGTGATACCCAAGGGGGTAAGCTGGCCGATCAAACAGAAACTGAACCTTGGTTTGGACCTCAAGGGCGGCACTCAAATCGTCCTGGCGGTTCAAACAGACAAACTGCCGATGGCTAACAGGGCTGACGCCGTTAAAAACAATATTGAGATCATCCGCAACCGCATCGACCAATTCGGAATCGCGGAGCCGACTATCCAGAAGATAGGCGAGAGCGATATCCTGGTGCAGTTGCCAGGCGTGAAAGACCCAGCCGCTGCTGAAAACCTGGTAAAGCAATCGGCAATCCTGGAATTCAAACTGGTGGCGAATCCCGAAGAATCAGAGCGTTTTCTTGCCCAGTTGGACCAGATAATTCAAGCCAATTTGTCGAGGTTCCCGACCCTGGCAAAGATGGACGCGGAGATGAAGTCTTTGGATAAAGAGGAAAGCTCCGTTGAGGACAGCCTGAAAACCTCATCCGGCATCTTCAGGTCGCTGATAGTCACATCCGAACGGGATTACGCCGTTCGCAACGATGATGTGGAGGTCTTCCGCGCGCTGCTTCAAGACACGACTTTCGTGAACCTGAAGCCCAAGGGTTATGACCTCGCCCTCGAAAGCTTTGACGAGACCAAGAGAAGGAATGAGGAACCCAAGATAGTTTACGTTTTGAAGTCCGCCGTGGAAGTTCAGGGTTCCGACATCGATGGGGCAAGCATGGAAATCGGCTCTACCAGCAGCTCCAATCCACAGATGGCAGGGAAACCATACATTGCCCTTACCTTCACCCGCACCGGAGCCCGCAAGTTTGCCAACGTCACCGGCGACAACATCCATGAAAGGCTGGCCATCGTCGTTGACAACGCTGTCTATTCAGCGCCTGTGATCCAGGACCGCATCCCCGACGGAAAAGCCACGATCACGGGAATTTTCAGCAACGAGGAAGCCCGGTCCCTGGCCATTCTTTTGAACAACGAAAGCCTGACCGCGCCGATAGTGCTGAAAAATGCCAACCAGGTCTCTGCCACGCTGGGAACCGACAGCATCAAGAGCGGACTCATCGCGGGGCTGGTTGGCTTGCTGGCTGTTATGATATTCATGGTTTTCTTCTACAACCTCTCAGGCCTGGTCACCAACTTCATCCTCATCTTCAACGTGGGCTTCATCCTTGCGGCGATGACGATCTTTGGAGGAACCCTCACCATGCCTGGTATCGCCGGTATCATTCTTTCGATCGGAATGTCGGTGGATGCCAATGTTCTTATCTTTGAACGGATTCGTGAAGAAATGGATGCGGGAAAATCACCCCGCTCCGCCGCTGACTCCGGATTCAAGCGTGCCTCGGTTACGATTTGGGACTCCAACATCACCACCGTCATCGCGGCCTTCGTGCTTTACCAATTCGGCACTGGTCCGGTGCGTGGATTTGCCCTCACGCTTACGATAGGCATTGTCGGTTCAATTTTCTGCGCCTTGGTGTTCCTGCGTTATCTGATGGACAAGTTGTTGCTCAGCGGCAACAGGCAGACGCTTAGTATCTAGGGAGTTAACGATGAGAATACTACAGAATGTCAATTTCCCCTTCGTCCAATCCAGACGCATAACCTATGTAATCGCAGCCCTGGCCCTCATCGCCTCTGTCGTGGGCATCTTTGTCTGCGGACTGAACTGGAGCACGGATTTCACTGGCGGCGTGAGCGCCGTCATCAACATGAAACCCAAGGACCCTGGAGTTAAGCCCCTGAATATAGACCAACTCCGTGACGTTATCCGTGAAGGCGGATTCAAGGAATCAGAAATCCAGTTCATAGGAAATCCCGCTGACGCAACCTTCCAGATCAAGGTCGAAGGCAGCGATGCTGAGCAAATCAAGGAAAAAATCCTGGAACTCGTGCGCGACAACCTGGATGATTACGTCAAGGGTCGCAACCTTCAAAGCGATGTCCTGCGAGAAGTTAATACAGTGGGCGCCAAAGCCGGCGCGGAAATGCGCACCAACGTGATTACCGCGGTGCTGATCGCCCTGCTGCTGATGATCATCTATATCTGGATACGCTTTGAATTCACTTTTGGCCTCATGGCGATCGTGGCTTTGTTCTTCAACGTGGTTTTGGTGGTGGGCGTCTTTGCCTGGACCGGAAAAGAGATAACCATGCAGATCATTGCCGCCCTGCTCACCATCGTTGGTTATGCCATCAACGATACCATCGTGGTTTTCGACCGGATCAGGGAAGACCTGAGATTATACCGCAAAGACCCGATCGAATCCATCTTCAACCGTGCCATTAACAGCACTCTGAGCAGAACCGTCATCACCGGCGGCTCCACCCTGCTCACGGCTTTCGCCCTCTATTTCTTCGGCGGAGCCGTTATCCACGATTTCGCTTTGGCGATCATTCTGGGTATCGTGATCGGCACGCTTTCTTCGATCTTCATTGCCAGCAACCTGGTTCTGGATACCATTAAATCAACCCGCCTGGAACAGAAATCGCTTAAGCACCTCGCCAAAAAGTAAGCGATCCAATAGAATCAATGAAAAGCCGCCTCTTGTGGGGCGGCTTTTTTTAGGCTTCATTTTCTTCCTGAATGAAAGAGAGCCTGACTGCTTAACAATAACAATGTCCTTCCAGTCGGGCCCTGAGCCCTCATGATCATCCCCCATGCATGCCTCCCGCCATATCCCCGCATCGAATGCGGGCATCATGAGGGAGGCGCTTCAGGGACACGGGAAAGGGCCTTAACGGCCAGATGGCATTGCATCTAAACGTCTGCTTCACACCCACGCCATTGTATTTCGCACCTCCAGCCAATTCATCAGATTTTAAGGGGAACCTGAAAATGGCCTGCAAGTATGAAGAAAATTTGCGTTGACAGCAAGGCATGGGTTTTAATCATGGGCATTAAAGCGAATTCAGGTATAAAATATGAAACATAGGATAATTGGCATCATTTGCCTGCTGTTGATGGTTGCCGTGCTTTGCGGAGACGACCTGCAAGACAACCAGAAAAAGCTTGACAAGGTTCAGAAGGACCTGCAGGCCGCTCAGAAAAAGATCGAGCAGAATGAACGCAACAAAAGGAAGAATGAAAACGAAATAAGCAACAGCCGCCGGGCCAAGCAAAAGACCGACGCGGAAATGCGCCGCAGTCAGGAAGTGGCCCGCGAGAAACTGCAAGCCCTGAACTCGGTGAGAACTGAATTACGCACTGTCGAAGAACAAATCCGTGACCTCCGGACAGCCCAAATCTCCCAACTGGACAAGATGGTGCGCCTCTCCCGCCGGAACAAAACATTGAAAATGGTGCACAAAGATGAGCACTGCCTGGCCATTCTCGCCTCCAAAACCCGGAACAAGCTGATAACCCTGGGGGATGCCCAGAGCGAACTGTCCTATGAGCAAAGCCAAAAGGGACAGGAATACAGCCTGGCCAACAGCGATTTCCAAAACAAATCATCCACCAGCAAAAACCTGGCTGCCAACGTTAAAAAACTCGAAGCCCAGCAATCGCGCCTGAGCAGGGAACAGAAGAACCTGCAAAACCAAATCGCCAGATTGCAACAGGACGCTGCCAGGCTTGAGGGGCTCATCGCCAGCCTGGCCTCCAAACCCAGGTCCGACGACCAGGAACCCGCTTCCTACAAATTCAGCTCCCGAACCATTGCCTGGCCGCTGAAAGGGCGCATCATCCGCAGCTACGGCCAGGAATCCAGAGCTTACGGAACCTCGGTGGTGAGCAACGGAATAGACATTGCCGCCCCTGAATACACCACCGTCGCGGCAGCGGACGCTGGAGTGGTTGTGTTTTCCGGGTCTTATGGCGGACAGGGCAAGCTCCTGATAATCGACCACAAGAACGGCTTTTTCACCGTGTATGCCTACAACAACGATTTGCTGGTGTCCACCGGCACGAACGTCAAAAAAGGCCAGGCCGTCGCCAAATCCGGCATGACCGGCTCGGCCAGCGAGCCTTCGCTGCACTTTGAAGTGCGCAAAGACGGAAAGGCGGTCAATCCGCTCCTATATCTGGAATAGGGAAGAGGAGGCAGTACTTGGTCCTGTTGAAACAACCTTCCGTGCGGAGATTGGTAAAGTTTATCCGAAGCAGAGACCTTAAGGACAAAACCATCCTCCATTTCACGGGGGGGATGTATGGCATTGGCTGCACGGTATCGTCGCTGGAGGCGATCGACAGGATACTGAACCTCAAGGGGCGCACGGACTTGAAGGGGTTTATTGTTCTGGTTCCGCATCTGGACTGGTTCGCGGAAGAGGGGGTGGCAATTCCCGATAGGATTTTGCCCCTGCTGGAGCAGTATTGGCCGGGGAACCTAACCGTGGTTTTCAAATGTGATGACGAGAGGTTCAAGCACCTGGCGGTGGACGGGAAAGTGGCCTTCCGGGTGCCGGATGACGCCTTGCTTCGTTTGTTGATCGAGCTCTTGGAAGAGCCCATCATCAGCACCAGCATCAACATCGCCAGCCTGCCCCCGGAGAACGATTTCAAGCGCCTCACCGGGATGTTTGAGAACTGGTTTGACATCGGAATCGTTCCGGCCCCGGTGAACGTTGAATACGACGCCCAGCCCTCCACTGTCATCGAATACATCACCAGCCGCGAAAGTAAGAACCAGAGCGGGCTGGATGAACTCAGATGCCTGCGCGAAGGCTCCATACCTTTTTACGGGGTCAGGAATTCATTTTTGGTGCCGACCATCCTCTTTGTCTGCACAGCCAACATCTGCCGCAGCCCCATGGCCGAAAAGCTTTTCAACCACTATGTCAAAGAAGCCGGACTGAATTACATCGGCGATTCCTGCGGCCTCCTTCCCGGTGGCCAACCCATTTCGGCGGGGTCGCTGCAACTGCTTTTGGGAAAGGGCATCCTGGAAGCTCAGGAGCATTTTTCCAAGCAATTCACGCCGGACATGATCAGCGGCAGCAGGCTGGTGCTCACAATGGAGGAACGACAGCGCGATTTCCTGCGTGGAAACGAGCCCAACAGCGTCGCCAAGATCCTCACCCTGAACGAATATCTGGACGAACCGGGCGATATTGCCGATCCTTTCGGTTCCGGAATAGACACTTACCGTAAAACCTTCGAGATCATAGACGACCGGATTCAGCGCCTGGTCTCCAAGCTGCGCACTCAAGCCAACCCCTCGGGATGATATATGGAAATCAAAATAACCAAAGAATTGATCGAACAACACGGCCTTTCGGAAGAAGAATACGCCCGGATCAAAGAAATCCTGGGCCGGACCCCCACTTATGTGGAATTGGGCATTTTCAGCGTTATGTGGAGCGAACACGCCAGCTACAAAAACTCCATCAAACTGATAAAAACCCTGCCCCGGGATGGGAAATACCTCCTGGCCAAAGCAGGGGAGGAAAATGCCGGAGTGGTGGATATCGGTGACGGCCTGGCCATCTCTTTCAAGATCGAAAGCCACAATCATCCCTCCGCTTTGGAACCGTATCACGGCGCTGCTACCGGCGTTGGCGGCATCCTGCGCGACATTTTCACCATGGGGGCAAGACCCATCGCGGCGCTGAATTCACTGCGTTTTGGCGATCCCCGGTCTCCCCGAACGCTCCATCTGATCCGTGAAGTGGTTCGCGGCATTGCCGATTACGGAAATTGCTTCGGCGTGCCCACCGTGGGCGGGGAAGTGTTCTTTGACGAAGCTTACGAGGAAAATCCACTGGTGAACGCTATGGCCGTGGGTTTGCTGCGTCATGAGGACCTGGCCCGTTCCGCCGCTTCCGGCATCGGCAACCTGGTGGTGTATGTTGGCGCCAAAACAGGGCGCGACGGCATTCACGGCGCCACTTTCGCCTCTGTGGACCTCAGTGAGGAATCTGCGGAGATGCGCACCGCCGTCCAGGTGGGCGACCCGTTTTACGAGAAACTGTTGCTGGAAGCCACTTTGGAAGTGATCCAGGCAGGCCTGGTGGTGGGAATCCAGGATATGGGTGCCGCCGGGCTCACCTGCTCCAGTTCCGAAATGGCAGGCAAAGGCGGAGTTGGCATCGAGCTTGACCTTGAGCACGTTCCCATCCGCGAAAAAGGCATCACTCCTTATGAGATCATGCTCTCGGAATCACAGGAACGGATGTTGCTGATCGTTGAGCCTGCCAACCTTGAGGCTGTGCTGGAAGTCTTTAGCAAGTGGGAACTCGACGCGAGTGTCGTCGGCCGGGTGACGGACGACAAACTGTTACGGGTCCGCATGAATGGTGAAACTCTGGCAGAAATCCCCGCCGAAACCCTGGTTTTGGGAGGCAGCGCCCCCGTTTACGAGAGGGAGCAAAAGGCCCCGAAAAGGCCTCCGGATCCTGATTTGGGCAGTTATCCCCAGCCGGATGACCTCGGCAAGGTTTTGCTGGACTTGCTCGCTGAACCGTCCATCGCCTCCAAAAGGGCCGTGTTTTCCCAATATGACCATATGGTGCAGATAGGAACCAAGGTGGAGCCGGGCAGCGACGCCGCGGTCATCGCCATCAAAGGGACGCGCAAAGGTATAGCGCTGGCAACAGACTGCAACGCCCGCCACTGCTGGCTTGATCCCTTTGAAGGAGCCAAGGGCGCCGTGGCAGAGGCCGCCAGGAACGTTGCCTGCAGCGGCGGCCGCCCGATCGCCGTAACCAACTGCCTCAATTTTGGCAATCCCTACAATCCCGAGGTCTATTGGTCCTTCGCAGAGGCTGTTAGAGGTATGGGGGAAGCCTGCCGCGCTCTGGAAACTCCCGTCACCGGCGGAAACGTTTCGTTTTACAACCAAAGCCCTGCCGGAGCCGTTTATCCCACTCCCGTGATCGGCATGCTGGGCTTGCTGGAAGACATCAACCACGCCACCACACAATGGTTCAAACGCCCCGGCGACCTGATCGCCCTGCTGGGTCAGCCCTGTTCCTCTTTCGGCGGCTCGCAATACCTTAAAACCGTGTTTGGCCAGGTTGCCGGTCCCGCGCCGAAGGTTGACCTGAATGCCGAAAAGAGGCTGATTGAGTTGCTGCTTGAACTTATTGCCGGGGAAAACATTGCCTCCGCCCACGATGTTTCGGAGGGCGGTTTGCTGGTATGCCTGGCAGAGAGTTGTTTCCATCCCCAGCAACGTCTTGGGGCCAAAATTGATTTCGAACTTTCCCATCCCGCCGCCGCTGAATATTTCGGCGAAAGCCAGGGCAGAGCTGTTATCAGCTTCGATCCCGGGAACTTGGATGAAGTTGCCCGGCTCTGCGCCAAACATTCCACTTCCCTGCTGTTGCTGGGTAAAGTCACTACCTGC
The Candidatus Cloacimonadota bacterium DNA segment above includes these coding regions:
- a CDS encoding protein tyrosine phosphatase, with translation MVLLKQPSVRRLVKFIRSRDLKDKTILHFTGGMYGIGCTVSSLEAIDRILNLKGRTDLKGFIVLVPHLDWFAEEGVAIPDRILPLLEQYWPGNLTVVFKCDDERFKHLAVDGKVAFRVPDDALLRLLIELLEEPIISTSINIASLPPENDFKRLTGMFENWFDIGIVPAPVNVEYDAQPSTVIEYITSRESKNQSGLDELRCLREGSIPFYGVRNSFLVPTILFVCTANICRSPMAEKLFNHYVKEAGLNYIGDSCGLLPGGQPISAGSLQLLLGKGILEAQEHFSKQFTPDMISGSRLVLTMEERQRDFLRGNEPNSVAKILTLNEYLDEPGDIADPFGSGIDTYRKTFEIIDDRIQRLVSKLRTQANPSG
- the secF gene encoding protein translocase subunit SecF, which encodes MRILQNVNFPFVQSRRITYVIAALALIASVVGIFVCGLNWSTDFTGGVSAVINMKPKDPGVKPLNIDQLRDVIREGGFKESEIQFIGNPADATFQIKVEGSDAEQIKEKILELVRDNLDDYVKGRNLQSDVLREVNTVGAKAGAEMRTNVITAVLIALLLMIIYIWIRFEFTFGLMAIVALFFNVVLVVGVFAWTGKEITMQIIAALLTIVGYAINDTIVVFDRIREDLRLYRKDPIESIFNRAINSTLSRTVITGGSTLLTAFALYFFGGAVIHDFALAIILGIVIGTLSSIFIASNLVLDTIKSTRLEQKSLKHLAKK
- the purL gene encoding phosphoribosylformylglycinamidine synthase subunit PurL, producing the protein MEIKITKELIEQHGLSEEEYARIKEILGRTPTYVELGIFSVMWSEHASYKNSIKLIKTLPRDGKYLLAKAGEENAGVVDIGDGLAISFKIESHNHPSALEPYHGAATGVGGILRDIFTMGARPIAALNSLRFGDPRSPRTLHLIREVVRGIADYGNCFGVPTVGGEVFFDEAYEENPLVNAMAVGLLRHEDLARSAASGIGNLVVYVGAKTGRDGIHGATFASVDLSEESAEMRTAVQVGDPFYEKLLLEATLEVIQAGLVVGIQDMGAAGLTCSSSEMAGKGGVGIELDLEHVPIREKGITPYEIMLSESQERMLLIVEPANLEAVLEVFSKWELDASVVGRVTDDKLLRVRMNGETLAEIPAETLVLGGSAPVYEREQKAPKRPPDPDLGSYPQPDDLGKVLLDLLAEPSIASKRAVFSQYDHMVQIGTKVEPGSDAAVIAIKGTRKGIALATDCNARHCWLDPFEGAKGAVAEAARNVACSGGRPIAVTNCLNFGNPYNPEVYWSFAEAVRGMGEACRALETPVTGGNVSFYNQSPAGAVYPTPVIGMLGLLEDINHATTQWFKRPGDLIALLGQPCSSFGGSQYLKTVFGQVAGPAPKVDLNAEKRLIELLLELIAGENIASAHDVSEGGLLVCLAESCFHPQQRLGAKIDFELSHPAAAEYFGESQGRAVISFDPGNLDEVARLCAKHSTSLLLLGKVTTCCDFTVNQDICLDTEDMYRAWANGLNL
- a CDS encoding peptidoglycan DD-metalloendopeptidase family protein, translated to MKHRIIGIICLLLMVAVLCGDDLQDNQKKLDKVQKDLQAAQKKIEQNERNKRKNENEISNSRRAKQKTDAEMRRSQEVAREKLQALNSVRTELRTVEEQIRDLRTAQISQLDKMVRLSRRNKTLKMVHKDEHCLAILASKTRNKLITLGDAQSELSYEQSQKGQEYSLANSDFQNKSSTSKNLAANVKKLEAQQSRLSREQKNLQNQIARLQQDAARLEGLIASLASKPRSDDQEPASYKFSSRTIAWPLKGRIIRSYGQESRAYGTSVVSNGIDIAAPEYTTVAAADAGVVVFSGSYGGQGKLLIIDHKNGFFTVYAYNNDLLVSTGTNVKKGQAVAKSGMTGSASEPSLHFEVRKDGKAVNPLLYLE
- a CDS encoding NAD-dependent epimerase/dehydratase family protein, whose protein sequence is MMKQIYVVTGAAGHLGSYVVKELLDRGEEVRAFVLPREKIPAYVERNRQSLTRYAGDVCDRQTLDQLFVTDEDAEFTVIHCAGLISISLGKNPKVYSVNVDGTANVIAACREHQVRRLVYVSSVHAIPVLPRGQVMCEISSFSPDRVVGYYAKTKALATQMVLDAAKSGMDALVVHPSGIIGPNAQRSGNVAQMISAFLKGSFRFLIKGGFDFVDVRDVAAGIVSAADNGKAGECYILSNRVISLVELLNELAKCSGIPKPKIPLPLWVAKAVAPCAELYSKLARKAPFFTLYSLQTITGNSLYSNAKAVAELSYKTRSLEETAKDIVRTMTGNLRKKR
- the secD gene encoding protein translocase subunit SecD, which produces MRKYSWLTPVAVLIFVLVTLVFLSPLVIPKGVSWPIKQKLNLGLDLKGGTQIVLAVQTDKLPMANRADAVKNNIEIIRNRIDQFGIAEPTIQKIGESDILVQLPGVKDPAAAENLVKQSAILEFKLVANPEESERFLAQLDQIIQANLSRFPTLAKMDAEMKSLDKEESSVEDSLKTSSGIFRSLIVTSERDYAVRNDDVEVFRALLQDTTFVNLKPKGYDLALESFDETKRRNEEPKIVYVLKSAVEVQGSDIDGASMEIGSTSSSNPQMAGKPYIALTFTRTGARKFANVTGDNIHERLAIVVDNAVYSAPVIQDRIPDGKATITGIFSNEEARSLAILLNNESLTAPIVLKNANQVSATLGTDSIKSGLIAGLVGLLAVMIFMVFFYNLSGLVTNFILIFNVGFILAAMTIFGGTLTMPGIAGIILSIGMSVDANVLIFERIREEMDAGKSPRSAADSGFKRASVTIWDSNITTVIAAFVLYQFGTGPVRGFALTLTIGIVGSIFCALVFLRYLMDKLLLSGNRQTLSI